In the genome of Montipora foliosa isolate CH-2021 chromosome 3, ASM3666993v2, whole genome shotgun sequence, one region contains:
- the LOC137996687 gene encoding tetratricopeptide repeat protein 28-like — protein sequence MVDKKLDLLERHMQELSVARKEGDRQGKGLAYFNLARYYQGTADFYQAITNYTEALAIFKEVGFRATEGAIYGNLGNAYQSLGNFKQAIEYHHQDLSIAKEVGDRAGEGAASGNLGNAYQSLGNFKQAIEYHHQHLSIAKEVGDRAGEGRAYGNLGNAYQSLGNFKQAIEYHHQDLSIAKEVGDRAGEGAASGNLGNAYQSLGNFKQAIEYHHQDLSIAKELGDRVGEGAASGNLGNAYQSLGNFKQAIEYHHQRLSIAKEVGDRTGEGRAYGNLGNAYQSLGNFKQAIEYHHQHLSIAKEVGNRAREGAAYGNLGNAYQSLGNFKQAIEYHHQHLSVAKEVEDRAGEGAAYGNLGNAYRSLGNFQQAIEYHHQHLSVAKEVGDRAGKGRAYGNLGNAYRSLGNFKQAIEYHHQHLSVAKEVGDRAGEGRAYGNLGNAYQSLGNVKQAIEYHHQHLSVAKEIGDRAGEGAAYGNLGNAYQSLGNFKQAIEYNHQDLSIGKEVGDRAGEGAASGNLGNAYQSLGNFKQAIEYHHQRLRVAKEVGDRAGEGTAYGNLGNAYQSLGNFKQAIKYHHQHLSIAKEVGDRATEGATYGNLGNTYQSLGNFKQAIEYHHQRLSVAKEVGDRAGEGTAYGNLGNAYKSLGNFKQAMDYYHQGLSICQATEDLIGLAFTCYHIGLVHEFFGALSKALNYHRLSVYYFDEVRRLLQSEDAWKISFRDRKGFAYIALWTALLKNGEVDEALNAAEQGRAQALADILKMQYSVDGKPTMKVTISLVMKDLPSQTVFTALEGNTISFWLLRDDIGINFRQKKIENGTAKSLMKSTLEQINAGAVLGCENRSLERQGSDFSSSSKGVEETFQSLSFSVHSLQPLYDVLVSPIADLIQGDDLVFVPDGHFCLAPFCAMSDSVRIRVTPSLTALKLITMAPDNFQSKNEALLVGDPCLSEVTYGTGEPMYKQLPCAKKEVDIIGKLLQTVPFTGKNATKAEVLRRMKSVALIHIAAHGDDRSGEIALAPNPERTSKIPEEEDYMLSLSDVQAVRLQARLVVLSCCHSGQGEVKSEGIVGISRAFLCAGARSVLVSLWAIDDEATWMFMESFYQHLADRKSASTALHHAMKSLQETKNYSAIKYWAPFVLIGDDVTFEFGKLKHEKNETMSKT from the exons ATGGTGGATAAAAAGTTGGACCTTTTGGAGCGGCATATGCAAGAGCTTAGCGTTGCAAGAAAGGAGGGAGACAGACAAGGCAAGGGtttggcttatttcaatctTGCTAGATACTATCAGGGCACAGCTGACTTTTATCAGGCCATAACAaattacacagaagcattagccatttttaaggaAGTGGGTTTCAGGGCCACAGAAGGAGCAATCTATGGCAATCtgggcaacgcttatcaaagtcttggtaacttcaagcaagccatagagtaccaccatcaagatcttagtatcgcaaaagaggtaggggacagggccggagaaggagcagcctctGGCAATCtgggcaacgcttatcaaagtcttggaaacttcaagcaagccatagagtaccaccatcaacatcttagtattgcaaaagaggtaggggatagggccggagaaggaagagcttatggcaatctcggcaacgcttatcaaagtcttggtaacttcaagcaagccatagagtaccaccatcaagatcttagtatcgcaaaagaggtaggggacagggccggagaaggagcagcctctGGCAATCtgggcaacgcttatcaaagtcttggtaacttcaagcaagccatagagtaccaccatcaagatcttagtatcgCAAAAGAGCTAGGGGACAGAgtcggagaaggagcagcctctGGCAATCtgggcaatgcttatcaaagtcttggtaacttcaagcaagccatagagtaccaccatcaacgtcttagtattgcaaaagaggtaggggatagaaccggagaaggaagagcttatggcaatctgggcaacgcttatcaaagtcttggtaacttcaagcaagccatagagtaccaccatcagcATCTTAGTATCGCAAAAGAGGTAGGGAacagggccagagaaggagcagcctatggcaacctgggcaacgcttatcaaagtcttggtaacttcaagcaagccatagagtaccatcatcaacatcttagtgttgcaaaagaggtagaggacagggccggagaaggagcagcctatggcaatctcggcaacgcttatcgaagtcttggtaacttccagcaagccatagagtaccaccatcaacatcttagtgttgcaaaagaggtaggggacagggccggaaaaggaagagcttatggcaatctggGCAACGCTTATAGAAGTCTTGGTaacttcaagcaagccatagagtaccaccatcaacatcttagcgttgcaaaagaggtaggggatagggccggagaaggaagagcttatggcaatctgggcaacgcttatcaaagtcttggtaacgtcaagcaagccatagagtaccaccatcaacatcttagtgtCGCAAAAGAgataggggacagggccggagaaggagcagcctatggcaatctgggcaacgcttatcaaagtcttggtaacttcaagcaagccatagagtacaaccatcaagatcttagtatcggaaaagaggtaggggacagggccggagaaggagcagcctctGGCAATCtgggcaatgcttatcaaagtcttggtaacttcaagcaagccatagagtaccaccatcaacgtcttcgtgttgcaaaagaggtaggggacagggccggagaagggacagcctatggcaatctcggcaacgcgtatcaaagtcttggtaacttcaagcaagccataaaGTACCatcatcaacatcttagtattgcaaaagaggtaggagACAGGGCCACAGAAGGAGCAAcgtatggcaatctcggcaacacttatcaaagtcttggtaacttcaagcaagccatagagtaccaccatcaacgtcttagtgttgcaaaagaggtaggggacagagCCGGAGAAGGaacagcctatggcaatctcggcaacgcttataaaagtcttggtaaCTTCAAGCAAGCCATGGATTACTACCATCAAGGTCTTAGCATTTGCCAGGCAACGGAGGACCTAATAGGGCTGGCATTCACATGTTATCATATTGGTCTTGTTCATGAATTTTTTGGCGCGTTGAGCAAAGCTCTTAATTACCATCGTCTAAGCGTTTACTATTTTGATGAAGTTAGGCGTCTTCTTCAGTCAgaggatgcatggaaaataagctttcgtgacaGAAAGGGGTTTGCGTACATCGCTCTGTGGACAGCactcttgaagaatggagaggttgatgaaGCTTTGAatgctgctgagcaaggacgagcacaggctttggcagacattttaaagatgcaataCAGCGTTGATGGGAAACCTACAATGAAAGTAACTATCTCTTTGGTTATGAAAGATCTACcgtcacaaactgttttcacggCACTTGAAGGGAACACGATCAGCTTCTGGTTGCTAAGAGATGATATCGGgataaattttagacaaaagaaaatcgaaaatggaaCTGCCAAGTCTCTGATGAAAAGTACTTTAGAGCAGATCAATGCAGGGGCCGTTTTGGGATGCGAGAATCGTTCACTTGAAAGACAAGGCAGTGACTTCTCGAGCAGTAGCAAAGGTGTTGAAGAAACCTTTCAGTCTTTGAGCTTCTCTGTGCACTCTTTGCAGcccttgtatgatgtcttagtcAGTCCTATAGCGGACTTGATCCAGGGCGATGACTTAgtgtttgttcctgatggacatTTTTGCCTGGCTCCTTTTTGTGCAatgagtgactctgtcaggatccgtgTAACTCCCTCACtgactgctttaaaattgatcactaTGGCACCTGACAACTTCCAAAGTAAGAATGAAGCACTGCTTGTAGGCGATCCATGCTTGAGCGAAGTCACTTACGGCACTGGTGAACCCATGTATAAACAGCTGCCGTGTGCGAAAAAAGAGGTGGATATAATTGGAAAACTTCTGCAGACCGTGCCTtttacaggaaaaaatgcaaccaaagctgaggtgctgagaagaatgaagtcagttgccttaatccacattgctgcacatggGGATGACAGatctggagaaattgctttggccccaaatcccgAACGCACATCCAAGATCCCCGAAGAGGAAGATTATATGTTATCGTTGAGCGATGTTCAAGCAGTTCGCcttcaggcaagactggttgtgcttagttgctgtcatagtggccagggagaggtaaaatctgagggtattgtgggaatatctagggctttcctgtgtgctggtgcccggtctgttctggtgtcactctgggcaatcgacGATGAAGCGACCTGGATGTTCATGGAGAGTTTCtaccaacacttggcagatagaaaaagtgcaagtacagctcttcaccatgccatgaaatctcttcaggagacaaagaattattcggccataaaatactgggcaccatttgtgctaattggcgatgatgtcacctttgaaTTTGGGAAGCTCAAACACGAAAAGAACG aaacGATGTCCAAAACGTGA